A single Nisaea sp. DNA region contains:
- a CDS encoding class II aldolase/adducin family protein, which translates to MTVKIGKAERALRQEVIDTCLNMNAMGLNQGTSGNVSVRCGDDPAEGFFMTPSSIRYDRLAPEDIVRMDLEGNVEGKHKPSSEWRFHLDIMRARPDAEAIVHTHGMFSTTLACLHREIPAFHYMIALFGGPTIRCAPYATYGTQELSDHALTALDGRKACLLGNHGLIVLGPNLERGLALTQEAETLAAMYWRALQIGQPAILPDEEIEKVAQKFGVTGYGGR; encoded by the coding sequence ATGACTGTGAAAATCGGCAAGGCTGAACGCGCGCTACGGCAGGAAGTCATCGACACCTGTCTGAACATGAACGCGATGGGCCTGAATCAGGGCACTTCCGGCAATGTCAGTGTGCGCTGCGGCGACGATCCCGCGGAAGGCTTCTTCATGACGCCGTCCAGCATCCGTTATGACCGGCTGGCGCCGGAAGACATCGTACGGATGGATCTGGAAGGGAATGTGGAAGGCAAGCACAAGCCTTCCAGCGAATGGCGGTTTCATCTCGATATCATGCGGGCCCGTCCGGATGCGGAGGCCATCGTCCATACGCACGGTATGTTCTCGACCACGTTGGCCTGCCTGCATCGCGAGATTCCGGCTTTTCACTACATGATCGCGCTTTTCGGTGGCCCGACGATCCGGTGTGCCCCATATGCGACCTATGGCACCCAGGAGCTGTCCGACCATGCTCTGACGGCGCTGGACGGACGCAAGGCATGCCTGCTGGGCAATCATGGTCTTATCGTGCTGGGGCCGAATCTGGAGCGGGGACTTGCACTGACCCAGGAAGCGGAAACTCTCGCTGCGATGTATTGGCGGGCTCTGCAGATCGGTCAGCCGGCGATCCTTCCTGACGAAGAGATCGAAAAGGTTGCGCAAAAATTCGGGGTCACGGGATATGGTGGACGCTGA